CGGTTTCAACCAGGGCGGGTGGCCGATCCTGTGCCCGGACTGTCACTGAGACAAGCATTAATACTGACAATGCTATCGCGATTCTAATTGTATTCATAAGCTTTCCTCAATACTTCAACATCTGATTTCCGCTTTAGAACACGAGCTCATATAAAAAAGTTCGAGGACACAGCCAATTAATACTATTTTCGTATGAATTCTGCCTGATAATTGTTGACTATAGGCGGGCGGAAGTTATTTTACTCCAAACCGCATTGAAACTGTGCTCTTTAAGGTTGAGCCGTCAGTTATGTTTCTGGCCTTGAAGCGTAAATATAGTATAAAAAATGTCGATAGAATAATAAGTGCCTGTGATGTTATTGGAAGTGAGTCAACGCCTTACATCTCTTGAGTCGAACATCTAAAATGGCATTCGGGCTGATTCAGCAAGTAACAACATTGCGTCCAATATAGAAGAATCGTCCATCGCGAGATGCAACCTGCATAGCGAATCCACGCAAGCAGGAATTCATATTTCCGGCGGACAAAAATCACAGTTACCATGTCAATACAGGGGCATAGTCAAAAAGGCCGAGAGAATCGGATTACTGATTTACTATTGGTAAAAGCTGACATGAAGGATCGTATCCCGCAGATCAATATCATCGAACTATTCGAGCGAAGTTCACTGGCGTTTTGCCTGATAAAAGAGATTGACGAGGAAAGTCCTCATAAATACGTAATAGCTCATGCCAATTCCCGGATAGCTGAATATTTCAAACTTGAGCGAATAGCATCAATCGGGACTCCTCTCGACCATGCTCTCAAACCGGAGTGCTGTAATAAAATTGTCGAACTGATCTCACGGGCACGCAAAAGCCTCAAGACAGTCAGCGAGGATATCAGGCTTCATGTAGAGGATAACCGCTTTAAATGGCTGAGCATCGAAATTATTCACATTTCTGATTATTTCTGCCTTATATGCAGAGATATAAGCCGCCATAAGCATGAGAGCGATCAGCTCCAGCAGGCACAAGAAGATCTCTCGACCCAGGTCGAATCGAGCCGGCAGAAACTGGATCAGACTCAAAAGTCATTGGATGAGAAGACCCGCGAAAGCAGGGAATACGATAGAAGCCTGCAGGAGTCCCGGCACGACCTGGAGACTTTTTTGAACTGCCTTCAGGAATCAGCCTACCTTATCGACCTCGAAGGCCGGATACTGATGGCAAACCAGACTTTTGCGAGACGCATGGGACTGAAACTTGATGACCTCTTGTATCAGAACATCTATGAAATCCTGGACGAGCCTGTTTCTCGCAAGCGTAAACATTACGCCGACCGCGCGGTCATGACCAAAAAGCCACAGAGCTTTGAGGATGTTCGCGATGAGCTCACGATATACAACCGCATCTATCCAGCTTTTGATGCTGATGGTCAGGTAGTCCGGCTGGCTGTTCTCGGATTCGATATTACACAAAATAAAAAAGCCGAAAAGCAGTTAATCAAGATGACCGAGGAACTGGCGCGCTCGAACCGCGACCTGGAGCAGTTTGCCTATATAGCCTCGCATGATCTGCAGGAACCGCTCCGCATGGTTTCCAGCTTCACACAGCTTCTGGCTCGTCGGTACGCTGGTCGGCTGGATAAGGATGCCGATGAATTTATCGCTTTCGCTGTCGATGGCGCACGCCGGATGAGTGATCTGATTCAGGCCCTTTTACGTTATTCACGAGTTCACACAAACGAGAGAGCTTTCGAAGAAGTTGATTTGAATCGTGTCTTGAACATAGTTACCAGAAATCTCAAGTATTCGATCGAGGAAAGTGGAGCGAAAATCAAGTCTGCAGATCTTCCGATAGTTACTGCTGACGAAACCCAGATGATCCAGCTGATGCAGAATCTTCTGTCCAACGCGATCAAGTTCCGATCCGACAATCCACTTGAGATTTCGATTGGATGTGAATCATCTGAAGAGGA
The sequence above is drawn from the Candidatus Zixiibacteriota bacterium genome and encodes:
- a CDS encoding PAS domain-containing protein codes for the protein MSIQGHSQKGRENRITDLLLVKADMKDRIPQINIIELFERSSLAFCLIKEIDEESPHKYVIAHANSRIAEYFKLERIASIGTPLDHALKPECCNKIVELISRARKSLKTVSEDIRLHVEDNRFKWLSIEIIHISDYFCLICRDISRHKHESDQLQQAQEDLSTQVESSRQKLDQTQKSLDEKTRESREYDRSLQESRHDLETFLNCLQESAYLIDLEGRILMANQTFARRMGLKLDDLLYQNIYEILDEPVSRKRKHYADRAVMTKKPQSFEDVRDELTIYNRIYPAFDADGQVVRLAVLGFDITQNKKAEKQLIKMTEELARSNRDLEQFAYIASHDLQEPLRMVSSFTQLLARRYAGRLDKDADEFIAFAVDGARRMSDLIQALLRYSRVHTNERAFEEVDLNRVLNIVTRNLKYSIEESGAKIKSADLPIVTADETQMIQLMQNLLSNAIKFRSDNPLEISIGCESSEE